From the genome of Halomonas sp. 1513, one region includes:
- a CDS encoding helix-turn-helix transcriptional regulator yields the protein MPFTDLLARPECLAWHQQLARLLRGAAAADFPRQLDHCLRELVAYDTILINAYRGRRRPLLIHDDYPEAQREQGIERYLSEAYLLDPFFTAVSDGLDHGAQRLRELAPDRFESSDYYHRYYRDLGLHDEVGLFARVDEQVVIAVSLGFGGNSPPLTRRALQALRHLAPLVEALLEEYWKWQGGQFQQRLDEREPVEAAFASFGREALTAREQEIVRLLLAGHSTKSAARALEISDGTVKVHRKHIYQRLAVSSQTQLFRLFLDHVALVSRQRSV from the coding sequence ATGCCCTTTACCGACCTGCTCGCTCGCCCCGAATGCCTTGCCTGGCACCAGCAGCTGGCGCGCCTGCTGCGCGGCGCCGCCGCGGCCGACTTCCCACGCCAGCTGGATCACTGCCTGCGCGAGCTGGTGGCCTACGACACCATCCTGATCAACGCCTATCGCGGCCGCCGCCGGCCGCTGCTGATCCACGACGACTACCCCGAGGCCCAGCGCGAACAGGGCATCGAACGCTACCTGAGCGAGGCCTACCTGCTCGACCCCTTCTTCACCGCGGTCAGCGACGGCCTCGACCACGGCGCCCAGCGCCTGCGCGAGCTGGCGCCGGACCGCTTCGAGTCGAGCGACTACTACCACCGCTACTACCGCGACCTGGGGCTGCACGACGAAGTGGGGCTGTTCGCGCGGGTCGACGAGCAGGTGGTGATCGCGGTATCGCTGGGCTTCGGCGGCAACTCACCGCCGCTGACGCGCCGCGCGCTGCAGGCGCTGCGTCACCTGGCGCCGCTGGTCGAGGCGCTGCTCGAGGAGTACTGGAAGTGGCAGGGCGGGCAGTTTCAGCAGCGTCTCGACGAGCGCGAGCCGGTGGAGGCGGCCTTCGCCAGCTTCGGCCGCGAGGCGCTCACCGCCCGCGAACAGGAGATCGTACGGCTACTGCTGGCCGGCCACTCGACCAAGTCGGCGGCCCGCGCGCTGGAGATCAGCGACGGCACCGTCAAGGTGCACCGCAAGCACATCTACCAGCGCCTGGCGGTCTCCAGCCAGACGCAGCTGTTCCGGCTGTTCCTCGATCACGTGGCGCTGGTCTCGCGCCAGCGCAGCGTTTAG
- a CDS encoding Zn-dependent hydrolase (allantoate amidohydrolase and N-carbamoyl-L-amino acid amidohydrolase are very similar; the allantoate amidohydrolase from Escherichia coli forms a dimer and binds zinc ions for catalytic activity and catalyzes the conversion of allantoate to (S)-ureidoglycolate and ammonia; carbamoyl amidohydrolase from Bacillus sp. converts N-carbamoyl amino acids to amino acids, ammonia, and carbon dioxide), translating to MTHSIDGQRLWDSLMAMAEIGPSPNGGSHRLALTDEDAAGRHLLIEWGQALGLALRVDRVGNMFLRRAGKRDDLDPIGVGSHLDTQPKGGRFDGVLGVLAGLEALRTLDDHGVVTQRPLELVVWTNEEGSRFAPAMVASGTYAGVFSVDSTLARRDRDGVSLGEALTATGFNGEMAVGEPRLAGFLELHIEQGPVLEENHEAIGVVTGVQGMRWFDVTLRGQSSHAGPTPMRYRRDALAAAARFIDRLQAHALADPSGDTKVTCGTLEIDAASRNVVPGEVRLSVDLRHIDEGELDALEARFEKELAAAGEAFGVEAKSERIWASPVVSFDAGCVDAVEGAAKARGIAYRRMLSGAGHDAVYVSRVAPTAMVFIPCHDGISHNEAEYSSPEQCALGAQVLCDALVELANR from the coding sequence ATGACGCACTCCATCGATGGGCAACGACTGTGGGATTCGCTGATGGCGATGGCCGAGATCGGCCCCAGCCCCAACGGCGGCAGCCACCGGCTGGCGCTTACCGACGAGGACGCCGCCGGCCGGCACCTGCTGATCGAATGGGGCCAGGCGCTGGGTCTTGCGCTGCGCGTCGACCGCGTCGGCAACATGTTCCTGCGCCGCGCCGGCAAGCGTGACGATCTCGATCCGATCGGCGTTGGCAGCCACCTGGATACCCAGCCCAAGGGCGGGCGCTTCGACGGCGTGCTGGGGGTACTGGCCGGCCTCGAGGCGCTGCGTACCCTCGACGATCACGGCGTGGTCACCCAGCGACCGCTGGAGCTGGTGGTGTGGACCAACGAGGAGGGCAGCCGCTTCGCCCCGGCCATGGTCGCCTCCGGCACCTATGCCGGCGTGTTCAGCGTCGACTCGACCCTGGCGCGACGCGACCGCGACGGCGTGAGCCTCGGCGAGGCGCTCACTGCGACCGGCTTCAACGGCGAGATGGCGGTGGGCGAGCCGCGCCTGGCAGGCTTCCTCGAGCTGCATATCGAGCAGGGGCCGGTGCTGGAGGAGAACCACGAGGCGATCGGCGTGGTGACCGGCGTGCAGGGCATGCGCTGGTTCGACGTCACCCTGCGCGGCCAGTCCTCGCATGCCGGCCCCACGCCGATGCGCTACCGTCGCGACGCCCTGGCCGCCGCGGCGCGCTTTATCGATCGCCTCCAGGCCCACGCCCTGGCGGATCCCAGCGGCGACACCAAGGTCACCTGCGGCACCCTGGAGATCGACGCGGCCTCGCGTAACGTGGTGCCCGGCGAGGTGCGGCTCAGCGTCGACCTGCGACACATCGACGAGGGCGAGCTGGATGCCCTGGAAGCGCGCTTCGAGAAAGAACTGGCCGCCGCCGGCGAGGCCTTCGGCGTGGAGGCGAAGAGCGAGCGCATCTGGGCCTCGCCGGTGGTGAGCTTCGATGCCGGCTGCGTCGACGCCGTGGAGGGCGCCGCCAAGGCGCGCGGCATTGCCTACCGGCGCATGCTGAGCGGCGCCGGCCACGACGCCGTCTATGTGTCGCGGGTCGCGCCCACCGCGATGGTCTTCATCCCCTGCCACGACGGCATCAGCCACAACGAGGCGGAGTACTCGAGCCCCGAGCAGTGCGCCCTGGGCGCCCAGGTGCTGTGCGATGCGCTAGTGGAACTGGCGAACCGCTAG
- a CDS encoding aspartate aminotransferase family protein — MKRSAARPPNAGTRQDLDAQALWQKDKDHFIHPFTDYSRFHDEGCDLITDSDGIYVEDVHGNRFIDGIAGLWCVNVGHGRAEIGQAMADQATRMAYFSTFNNLSNAPAAELAAKLAELAPAHLNHVFFSCGGSTANDATVRLVHYYFNRLGKPSKKRILSRHNAYHGTTYLAASLTGIESNNWDFDTLDHLVTHLSEANLYRRPAGMSEAAYCDHLVAELEERIAEIGADNIAAFIAEPIMGAGGVLMAPQGYHARIQAVCRAHDILFIADEVVTGFGRLGHFFASEAVFDTQPDIINCAKGLSSGYAPLGATLISDELFEVLGTPQGKGGVLSTGFTYSGHPVSCAAALKNIEIIEREAICANVREVGPYLTQQLKTLSDHATVGDVRGSHFMLAIENVADKATKELLPVEARVGDRVAAEAQSRGLIIRPVGHLNIISPPLIWDRDTVDRAVAILDEAFTAVTASLKADGFL; from the coding sequence ATCAAGCGTTCCGCAGCGAGGCCCCCCAACGCCGGCACCCGCCAGGACCTCGACGCCCAGGCGCTGTGGCAGAAGGACAAGGATCACTTCATCCACCCCTTCACCGACTACAGCCGCTTCCACGACGAGGGCTGCGATCTGATCACCGACAGCGACGGCATCTACGTGGAAGACGTCCATGGCAATCGCTTTATCGACGGCATCGCCGGACTTTGGTGCGTCAACGTCGGTCACGGTCGCGCCGAGATCGGCCAGGCCATGGCCGACCAGGCCACCCGCATGGCCTACTTCTCCACCTTCAACAACCTCTCCAACGCCCCGGCGGCGGAGCTGGCCGCCAAGCTCGCCGAGCTGGCCCCGGCCCACCTCAACCACGTGTTCTTCAGCTGCGGCGGCTCGACGGCCAACGACGCCACCGTTCGCCTGGTGCACTACTACTTCAATCGCCTGGGCAAGCCCAGCAAGAAGCGCATCCTGTCGCGCCACAACGCCTACCACGGCACCACCTACCTGGCGGCGAGCCTGACCGGCATCGAAAGCAACAACTGGGACTTCGATACTCTGGATCACCTGGTCACCCACCTCAGCGAGGCCAACCTCTACCGGCGCCCCGCGGGCATGAGCGAGGCGGCCTACTGCGACCACCTGGTGGCCGAGCTGGAGGAGCGCATCGCCGAGATCGGCGCCGATAACATCGCCGCCTTTATCGCCGAGCCGATCATGGGCGCCGGTGGCGTGCTGATGGCCCCCCAGGGCTATCACGCGCGCATCCAGGCGGTGTGCCGCGCCCACGACATCCTGTTCATCGCCGATGAGGTGGTCACCGGCTTCGGCCGCCTGGGCCACTTCTTCGCCTCGGAGGCGGTCTTCGATACCCAGCCGGATATCATCAACTGCGCCAAGGGCCTCTCCTCGGGCTATGCGCCGCTGGGCGCCACCCTGATCTCCGACGAGCTCTTCGAGGTGCTGGGCACCCCCCAGGGCAAGGGCGGCGTACTGAGCACCGGCTTCACCTACTCCGGCCATCCGGTGAGCTGTGCGGCGGCGCTCAAGAACATCGAGATCATCGAGCGCGAGGCCATCTGCGCCAACGTCCGCGAGGTAGGGCCCTACCTGACGCAGCAGCTCAAGACGCTTTCGGATCACGCGACGGTGGGCGACGTGCGCGGCAGCCACTTCATGCTGGCCATCGAGAACGTCGCCGACAAGGCCACCAAGGAGCTGCTGCCGGTGGAGGCGCGGGTCGGCGACCGGGTCGCCGCCGAGGCCCAGAGCCGCGGCCTGATCATTCGCCCGGTGGGCCACCTCAACATCATCTCGCCGCCGCTGATCTGGGACCGCGACACCGTCGACCGGGCGGTGGCGATCCTTGACGAGGCCTTCACCGCCGTCACGGCGTCCCTCAAGGCCGACGGCTTCCTCTGA
- a CDS encoding sodium:proton antiporter, with product MESFGAWSLLPTAVVLGMAVITRRTIESLLAGALVGLLMIDPTTVVTQGSDILLSVLGNDTVTWIILVCGLFGSLIALLVKTGGVLSFGDAVTKRIHSRRQSLLATWVLGLVIFVDDYLNALTISASMKKITDRFQVSREKLAYIVDSTAAPICILVPFSTWAVFFAGLLEENDVAGNGMGLYIESIPYMFYAWVAAAVVPLVAMGWIPNLGPMKAAEARAATGQLMPDGVDDSALEVEDTGKKRPHLLNFLLPIATLIFFTWYFEIDILRGVIVALAVTLVLIAAQRLLSFHDTFDTALDGFKAMIMPLGTLVAGFTLKEVNDVLGLTDYVIATVQPLMSPGMLPAVVFVTMAFLAFATGSFWGIFAVAMPIVLPLAASMDSHMPLVIGALISASAFGSHACFYGDSTVLSAQGSGCTPMAHALTQLPYVLIAAVIAAGIFLMVGHL from the coding sequence ATGGAAAGTTTTGGCGCCTGGAGCCTGCTCCCCACCGCCGTGGTGCTGGGCATGGCCGTTATCACCCGTCGCACCATCGAGTCGCTGCTGGCCGGGGCCCTGGTGGGCCTGCTGATGATCGACCCCACCACGGTGGTCACCCAGGGCTCGGATATCCTGCTCAGCGTGCTGGGCAACGACACCGTGACCTGGATCATCCTGGTCTGCGGCCTGTTCGGCAGCCTGATCGCCCTGCTGGTCAAGACCGGCGGCGTGCTCAGCTTCGGCGACGCCGTCACCAAGCGCATCCATAGCCGTCGCCAGAGCCTGCTGGCCACCTGGGTGCTGGGGCTGGTGATCTTCGTCGACGACTACCTCAATGCGCTGACCATCAGCGCCTCGATGAAGAAGATCACCGACCGATTCCAGGTCTCGCGGGAGAAGCTCGCCTATATCGTCGACTCCACCGCGGCGCCGATCTGCATCCTGGTGCCCTTCTCCACCTGGGCGGTGTTCTTCGCCGGCCTGCTGGAGGAGAACGACGTGGCCGGCAACGGCATGGGCCTGTATATCGAGTCCATTCCGTATATGTTCTATGCCTGGGTGGCCGCCGCCGTGGTGCCCCTGGTGGCCATGGGCTGGATTCCCAACCTCGGCCCCATGAAGGCCGCCGAGGCCCGCGCCGCCACCGGCCAGCTGATGCCGGACGGCGTCGACGACAGCGCTCTGGAGGTGGAAGACACCGGCAAGAAACGCCCGCACCTGCTCAACTTCCTGCTGCCCATCGCCACCCTGATCTTCTTCACCTGGTACTTCGAGATCGACATCCTGCGCGGCGTGATCGTGGCGCTGGCCGTGACCCTGGTGCTGATCGCCGCCCAGCGGCTGCTGAGCTTCCACGACACCTTCGATACCGCCCTGGATGGCTTCAAGGCGATGATCATGCCGCTGGGCACCCTGGTGGCCGGCTTCACCCTCAAGGAAGTCAACGACGTGCTGGGGCTCACCGACTACGTGATCGCCACCGTCCAGCCGCTGATGAGCCCGGGAATGCTGCCGGCGGTGGTGTTCGTCACCATGGCCTTCCTGGCCTTCGCCACCGGCTCCTTCTGGGGCATCTTCGCCGTGGCCATGCCCATCGTGCTGCCGCTGGCCGCCAGCATGGACAGCCATATGCCGCTGGTGATCGGCGCGCTGATCTCGGCCAGCGCCTTCGGCAGCCACGCCTGCTTCTACGGCGACTCGACGGTGCTCTCCGCCCAGGGCAGCGGCTGTACGCCCATGGCCCATGCCCTGACCCAGTTGCCCTACGTGCTGATCGCCGCCGTTATCGCCGCCGGTATCTTCCTGATGGTAGGCCACCTGTGA
- a CDS encoding agmatine deiminase, whose amino-acid sequence MPTAEPTPRAQGFAMPAEFAPHDACWMLWPQRPDTWRYGAKPAQQAFVAVACAIAESETVFVGVNDDQYENARHQLPTHIRVVELSSNDAWMRDMGPTFLTHPDGRLAMVDWVFNAWGGLKGGLYFPWDKDKRIRTKIAEMLGIPRFEAPVVLEGGAIHVDGEGTLITTEECLLNANRNPEMGREGMETVLREYLGIDKVIWLPRGCHLDETNGHVDNLCCFVAPGQVALSWCDDAADPQAAICREALAVLESAGDAKGRPLSVHKLPQPGPLTIAEDEASGLDRLDSSHPRQPGDRMAGSYVNFYIGNSVVVMPFLDPAHDEEAKAILQGLFPDKRVIGIPAREILLGGGNIHCITQQQPRV is encoded by the coding sequence ATCCCGACCGCCGAACCGACGCCCCGGGCCCAGGGCTTCGCCATGCCCGCCGAGTTCGCCCCCCACGACGCCTGCTGGATGCTCTGGCCGCAGCGGCCGGATACCTGGCGCTACGGGGCCAAGCCGGCCCAGCAGGCCTTCGTCGCGGTGGCCTGCGCCATCGCCGAGAGCGAGACGGTGTTCGTCGGCGTCAACGACGATCAGTACGAGAACGCCCGCCACCAGCTGCCCACGCATATCCGCGTGGTGGAACTCTCCAGCAACGACGCCTGGATGCGCGACATGGGTCCCACCTTCCTGACCCACCCGGACGGCCGCCTGGCCATGGTCGACTGGGTGTTCAACGCCTGGGGCGGCCTCAAGGGGGGGCTCTACTTCCCCTGGGACAAGGACAAGCGCATCCGCACCAAGATCGCCGAGATGCTCGGCATCCCCCGTTTCGAGGCGCCGGTGGTGCTGGAGGGCGGCGCCATCCACGTGGATGGCGAGGGCACCCTGATCACCACCGAGGAGTGCCTGCTCAACGCCAACCGCAACCCCGAGATGGGCCGCGAGGGGATGGAGACGGTGCTCAGGGAGTACCTGGGCATCGACAAGGTGATCTGGCTGCCGCGCGGCTGCCACCTGGACGAGACCAACGGCCACGTCGACAACCTGTGCTGCTTCGTCGCCCCCGGCCAGGTGGCACTGAGCTGGTGCGACGACGCCGCCGACCCCCAGGCCGCCATCTGCCGCGAGGCGCTGGCGGTGCTGGAGAGCGCCGGCGACGCCAAGGGCCGGCCGCTGAGCGTCCACAAGCTGCCCCAGCCGGGGCCGCTGACTATCGCCGAGGACGAGGCCAGCGGCCTGGATCGCCTCGACAGCTCCCACCCGCGCCAGCCCGGCGACCGCATGGCCGGCTCCTATGTCAACTTCTACATCGGCAACTCGGTGGTGGTGATGCCCTTCCTCGACCCCGCCCACGACGAGGAGGCCAAGGCGATCCTCCAGGGCCTCTTCCCCGACAAGCGGGTGATCGGCATCCCGGCCCGGGAGATCCTGCTCGGCGGCGGCAATATCCACTGCATCACCCAGCAGCAGCCGCGCGTGTGA
- a CDS encoding sodium:proton antiporter — MLFLAVVLVASLSGFALIDSDYYGLYSLLPTTVVISMALLTRRTLEALLAGALSGFIMLSPSTAVQDMAASGLGVMQDPTMGWIILVCGLLGSLIGLLQFARGTEAFSRAAGRYFTTRRSALLGSVGLGVLIFIDDYLNAMTVSAAMKRLADKLKISRSMLAYIVDSTAAPICLIIPFSTWAIYLSGLLESHDVADTGQGFSYYLTLIPYLFYPWVALIVVLLVAGGLIPALGKMKRAEQGDEERLPENNEEENPEQFTHRPARLINFLLPMATLIFATWWFEIDALIGVAFALLVTLGLYVAQDMAPLNRLFDEIIKGLQFMLVPLGIVFAAFILQDVNEQLSLAETLIDWVMPVMAGQWLPAVTFVILAGLAFATGSFWGVYAIAFPIVVPLALATGASLPLTLGAMISAGAFGSHACFFGDSTVLSARGCSVTPLQHALTQLPYVLIAAAFSVLLFIVLA; from the coding sequence CTGCTGTTTCTCGCTGTCGTGTTGGTCGCCAGCCTGAGCGGCTTCGCGCTGATCGATAGTGACTATTACGGGCTCTACAGCCTGCTCCCTACCACCGTGGTCATCAGCATGGCGCTGCTCACTCGGCGTACGCTGGAAGCCCTGCTGGCCGGAGCACTGAGCGGCTTCATCATGCTCTCGCCCAGCACCGCCGTACAGGACATGGCGGCCAGCGGCCTGGGGGTGATGCAGGACCCCACCATGGGCTGGATCATCCTGGTCTGCGGCCTGCTCGGCAGCCTGATTGGCCTGCTGCAGTTCGCGCGCGGCACGGAAGCGTTCAGTCGTGCCGCCGGACGCTACTTCACCACGCGCCGCAGTGCGCTGCTGGGCAGTGTCGGGCTCGGCGTGCTGATCTTCATCGATGACTACCTCAACGCCATGACCGTCTCGGCGGCGATGAAACGGCTGGCCGACAAGCTCAAGATATCGCGCTCGATGCTGGCCTATATCGTCGACTCGACCGCGGCGCCCATCTGCCTGATCATTCCCTTCTCCACCTGGGCCATCTACCTCTCGGGACTGCTGGAGAGCCATGACGTTGCCGACACCGGCCAGGGCTTCAGCTACTACCTGACGCTCATCCCCTATCTGTTCTACCCCTGGGTGGCGCTGATCGTGGTGCTGCTGGTCGCTGGCGGACTGATCCCGGCGCTGGGCAAGATGAAGCGTGCCGAACAGGGCGACGAAGAGCGGTTGCCAGAGAACAACGAAGAGGAAAATCCCGAGCAGTTCACGCATCGTCCCGCTAGGTTGATCAATTTCCTGCTGCCGATGGCAACGCTGATCTTCGCCACCTGGTGGTTCGAGATTGATGCACTGATCGGTGTGGCGTTCGCCCTGCTGGTGACCCTCGGACTGTACGTGGCCCAGGACATGGCACCGCTCAACCGCCTGTTCGACGAGATCATCAAGGGACTGCAGTTCATGCTGGTGCCGCTGGGTATCGTCTTCGCCGCCTTCATCCTGCAGGACGTCAACGAGCAATTGAGCCTGGCCGAGACACTGATCGACTGGGTCATGCCGGTCATGGCGGGTCAGTGGCTGCCAGCAGTGACCTTCGTGATACTCGCCGGCCTCGCCTTTGCCACCGGCTCCTTCTGGGGCGTCTATGCCATTGCCTTTCCCATCGTGGTTCCGCTGGCGCTCGCCACCGGCGCCTCGCTGCCACTGACCCTAGGCGCCATGATCTCGGCGGGAGCCTTCGGTTCGCACGCCTGCTTCTTCGGCGACTCCACGGTATTGAGCGCCCGTGGCTGCAGTGTGACGCCGCTGCAGCACGCCCTGACCCAGCTTCCCTATGTCTTGATCGCCGCGGCCTTTAGTGTGCTGCTATTCATCGTCCTGGCCTGA
- a CDS encoding class II histone deacetylase, protein MPRTGFAFHEHCMWHDAGPCSIFDAPGEFVQPAAAAEHPETKRRLRNLLEMSGLIDELVLLKGEPASEEDLLRFHTSAYLDRLAEMSERGFGDAGECAPMRKDSYTIARRSTGQAMIAMQAVLSGRCDNAYALCRPPGHHAERDRGRGFCLLGNIPVAIMAMMARHPLKRVAVIDWDVHHGNGTQQAFWERDDVLAISLHHDNNYPQDSGHLSERGEGAGFGYTLNVPLPAGSGIGAYLAALDEVVIPALARYRPELIVVACGFDASAMDPLGCMLLNSGTYATMTQKLLNAAERLCSGRLVMVHEGGYSEGYVPFCGHAVIQTLAASQTEACDPMNAEIARWGQQTLQEYQQPWIDRAAALVEDIR, encoded by the coding sequence ATGCCACGCACCGGGTTTGCCTTTCATGAACACTGCATGTGGCACGATGCCGGCCCGTGTTCGATCTTCGACGCCCCGGGAGAGTTCGTGCAACCTGCCGCCGCGGCAGAGCATCCAGAGACCAAGCGGCGCCTGCGTAACCTGCTGGAGATGAGTGGCCTGATCGATGAGCTGGTCCTGCTTAAGGGTGAACCGGCGAGCGAGGAGGACCTGCTGCGCTTTCACACCTCCGCCTACCTCGACCGGCTGGCGGAGATGAGCGAACGCGGTTTCGGTGATGCTGGTGAGTGTGCGCCAATGCGCAAGGACAGCTACACCATCGCCCGTCGCTCCACTGGGCAGGCGATGATCGCCATGCAAGCGGTGCTTAGCGGCCGCTGCGACAACGCCTATGCGCTGTGCCGACCACCTGGCCACCACGCCGAGCGTGACCGGGGCCGGGGCTTCTGCCTGCTGGGCAATATCCCGGTGGCGATCATGGCGATGATGGCGCGCCATCCGCTGAAGCGCGTCGCGGTCATCGACTGGGATGTGCATCACGGCAATGGCACCCAGCAAGCGTTCTGGGAGCGTGATGATGTATTGGCCATCTCGCTCCACCATGACAACAACTATCCTCAGGATAGCGGCCACCTCAGCGAGCGCGGCGAGGGTGCCGGATTCGGCTATACCCTCAACGTGCCGCTACCTGCCGGGAGCGGGATCGGTGCCTATCTGGCGGCCCTCGACGAGGTGGTCATACCCGCCCTCGCTCGCTATCGGCCCGAGCTGATCGTGGTAGCCTGCGGCTTCGACGCCAGCGCCATGGACCCCCTCGGCTGCATGCTGCTCAACAGCGGCACCTATGCGACCATGACCCAGAAGCTGTTGAACGCCGCTGAACGGCTCTGCTCCGGGCGATTGGTCATGGTCCACGAAGGCGGTTACTCGGAAGGCTATGTGCCGTTTTGCGGCCACGCAGTGATTCAGACACTGGCCGCGAGTCAGACCGAGGCCTGCGATCCGATGAACGCTGAAATCGCCCGCTGGGGGCAACAAACGCTACAGGAATACCAGCAGCCTTGGATCGACCGGGCCGCCGCGCTAGTGGAGGATATTCGCTAA
- a CDS encoding extensin — MGKFMVLLIIAVAVTAAHQRVWEAVPRHWAPWEPRAVDDPLTPVSKWKLRQLADDRQGCLAALDTVPDGELAYAALDDHEPVAGCPLANVVRVQGSGVDFNASFVASCPLALAWVIYERQRLQPAAEEVFGSRVTSVEHYGSYSCRNVYGRETGRLSEHATAEAFDVAGFGFADGRRITLLGDWDNDGEAGAFLREARDGACDIFGNVLGPDYNAAHADHFHFGMRGFRLCR; from the coding sequence ATGGGCAAGTTCATGGTGTTGTTGATCATCGCCGTGGCGGTGACCGCGGCGCACCAGCGCGTCTGGGAGGCGGTGCCCCGGCACTGGGCGCCCTGGGAGCCGCGGGCGGTGGATGACCCGCTGACGCCGGTCAGCAAGTGGAAGCTGCGCCAGCTGGCCGACGACCGCCAGGGCTGCCTGGCGGCGCTGGATACGGTGCCGGACGGTGAATTGGCCTATGCCGCGCTGGACGACCATGAGCCGGTGGCGGGGTGCCCGCTTGCGAACGTGGTGCGGGTCCAGGGCAGCGGGGTCGACTTCAACGCCAGCTTCGTCGCCAGCTGCCCGCTGGCACTGGCCTGGGTCATCTACGAGCGCCAGCGCCTGCAGCCCGCCGCCGAGGAGGTGTTCGGCAGCCGCGTGACCAGCGTCGAGCACTATGGCAGCTACAGCTGCCGCAACGTCTACGGCCGCGAAACCGGGCGCCTGAGCGAACACGCCACTGCCGAAGCGTTCGACGTGGCGGGGTTCGGCTTCGCCGACGGGCGGCGCATTACGCTGCTAGGCGACTGGGACAATGACGGCGAGGCAGGGGCGTTTCTGCGCGAGGCGCGGGACGGCGCCTGCGATATCTTCGGCAACGTGCTGGGACCGGACTACAACGCCGCGCATGCCGATCACTTCCACTTCGGCATGCGCGGCTTCCGGCTGTGCCGCTAG
- a CDS encoding C4-dicarboxylate ABC transporter substrate-binding protein, with amino-acid sequence MHATLSLRRHLGTALMSAALVAATPALAGESLSIGVAPSASGWYFGYSEVSRIVSGATDHEISVRETGGSRENAIRLRGGEIDLALIDAIGAYEGYHGEGQQTDHHNPDMRVITWVAPSTMHWAVRQDRDIETFEDLEGERFNPSSIGGGGEYITDMVFEVLGIQPDFQRMRMDDAAEAVVDGRIVGFSYNGVPPIPAFTEVHSSRPLHILSFSDEQLEAVTEALPFLSPATIPAETYRDMPEATTLGTFIGIVANSSMDEETAYDLTRAYWENVEAIAESFAPVEGMTAQIALDNTTTPLHPGALRYYQEAGLEIPEAAMPPESQ; translated from the coding sequence ATGCACGCCACCCTATCCCTGCGCCGCCACCTAGGCACGGCGCTGATGTCCGCGGCCCTGGTTGCCGCTACCCCGGCGCTGGCCGGCGAGTCGCTGAGCATCGGCGTGGCGCCCAGCGCCAGCGGTTGGTACTTCGGCTACTCCGAGGTGTCGCGCATCGTCAGCGGCGCCACCGACCACGAGATATCGGTACGCGAGACCGGTGGTTCGCGGGAGAACGCCATTCGCCTGCGCGGCGGTGAGATCGACCTGGCGCTGATCGACGCCATCGGCGCCTACGAGGGCTACCATGGTGAAGGCCAGCAGACCGACCACCACAACCCCGACATGCGGGTGATCACCTGGGTCGCGCCCTCGACCATGCACTGGGCGGTGCGCCAGGACCGCGATATCGAGACCTTCGAGGACCTCGAGGGCGAGCGCTTCAACCCCAGCAGCATTGGCGGCGGCGGCGAGTACATCACCGACATGGTGTTCGAGGTGCTCGGCATCCAGCCCGACTTCCAGCGCATGCGCATGGACGATGCCGCCGAGGCGGTGGTCGACGGGCGCATCGTCGGCTTCAGCTACAACGGCGTGCCGCCGATTCCGGCCTTCACCGAGGTGCACTCGTCGCGGCCGCTGCATATCCTGTCGTTCAGCGACGAGCAGCTCGAGGCAGTGACCGAAGCGCTGCCGTTCCTGTCACCGGCGACCATTCCCGCCGAGACCTACCGCGACATGCCCGAGGCCACCACCCTGGGCACCTTCATCGGCATCGTGGCCAACAGCAGCATGGACGAGGAGACCGCCTACGACCTGACCCGCGCCTACTGGGAGAACGTCGAGGCCATCGCCGAGAGCTTCGCCCCGGTGGAGGGCATGACCGCGCAGATCGCCCTCGACAACACCACCACGCCGCTGCATCCAGGCGCGCTGCGCTACTACCAGGAGGCCGGCCTGGAGATTCCCGAGGCGGCCATGCCGCCCGAGTCGCAGTAG
- a CDS encoding 4-carboxymuconolactone decarboxylase: MSHRNDRLDPQGIAARREVLGDAYVDRSLDGADDFSWPLQELVTRNCWGDIWTREGLSRQTRSLVNLGMMVALNRPHELKIHLKGALNNGCTPAEIREVLLQSAAYCGFPAAIDGFRVAREVLAEEGIAFRDGE; the protein is encoded by the coding sequence ATGAGCCATCGTAACGACCGTCTCGATCCACAGGGAATCGCCGCGCGCCGCGAGGTGCTGGGGGATGCCTACGTCGACCGCTCGCTGGACGGCGCCGACGACTTCAGCTGGCCGCTGCAGGAGTTGGTGACCCGCAACTGCTGGGGCGATATCTGGACCCGCGAGGGCCTGTCTCGACAGACTCGCAGCCTGGTCAACCTGGGCATGATGGTGGCTCTCAATCGCCCCCATGAGCTCAAGATTCACCTCAAGGGCGCGCTCAACAACGGCTGCACGCCGGCGGAAATCCGCGAGGTGCTGCTGCAGAGCGCCGCCTACTGCGGCTTCCCGGCGGCTATCGACGGCTTCCGCGTGGCCCGTGAGGTACTCGCCGAAGAGGGCATCGCGTTCCGCGACGGCGAGTGA